One Chlamydiota bacterium genomic region harbors:
- a CDS encoding NAD(P)H-hydrate dehydratase, producing the protein MKLVTAAQMRELDRAAIVGRGIPGLDLMERAGAAVARCAAAMIREGRLRPRVLLCAGKGNNGGDAFVAARRLRAEGIAVRMLLFAHRGDIARDAIENLRRYEAEGGETTSVETPAELAAFREDAASYGLAVDGILGTGAAGEVSGQAAAAIGFIRELRSPVLAIDVPSGLDATTGAVRGIAVRAAATVAMGLPKTGMVSGDGPAHCGRIRVADIGLPPDLVEAVEGAGDLVVEADLQSLFPPRPRLAHKGDFGHVLVVAGSPGMTGAACLAASAALRSGAGLVTVAAARSLNPVLAAKLTEAMTLPLPETREGALGGEAGEEILRAADRFDAAVIGPGLGRRPETVAMVRALIAALRVPTVVDADGLYALAGDPSILKGAQAPLVLTPHPGEMARLAGGDAAGVLRDRRGAAEGFARLHGAVVVLKGMQTLVVSPGGGVSINASGNPGMATAGSGDVLSGVIASFLGQQMDQRDAARAAVFVHGDAGDRAAMRLGERGMTASDIVERLPAAVEALVRGDW; encoded by the coding sequence ATGAAACTCGTCACCGCGGCGCAGATGCGGGAACTCGATCGCGCCGCCATCGTGGGACGCGGGATCCCCGGCCTGGACCTGATGGAGCGGGCCGGGGCCGCCGTCGCGCGCTGCGCCGCCGCGATGATCCGCGAGGGGCGGCTGCGTCCGCGCGTCCTCCTGTGCGCGGGGAAGGGGAACAACGGCGGCGACGCGTTCGTGGCCGCCCGGCGCCTCCGGGCGGAGGGGATCGCGGTACGGATGCTCCTCTTCGCGCACCGCGGCGACATCGCGCGCGACGCGATCGAGAATCTGCGGCGGTACGAGGCGGAGGGGGGCGAGACGACGTCCGTCGAGACCCCCGCGGAGCTCGCCGCCTTCCGTGAGGACGCCGCGTCGTACGGCCTCGCCGTCGACGGGATCCTCGGGACCGGCGCCGCCGGGGAGGTCTCGGGGCAGGCGGCGGCGGCGATCGGGTTCATCCGGGAGCTCCGCTCGCCGGTGCTGGCCATCGACGTGCCGTCGGGCCTCGACGCGACGACCGGCGCGGTCCGCGGGATCGCCGTCCGCGCCGCGGCGACGGTCGCGATGGGCCTCCCGAAGACGGGGATGGTCTCCGGGGACGGCCCCGCGCACTGCGGGAGGATACGGGTCGCCGACATCGGGCTGCCCCCGGACCTCGTCGAGGCGGTCGAGGGCGCGGGCGACCTCGTCGTCGAGGCGGACCTGCAGTCCCTCTTCCCTCCCCGCCCGCGTCTCGCGCACAAGGGCGATTTCGGGCACGTGCTCGTCGTGGCCGGGTCCCCGGGGATGACCGGGGCGGCCTGCCTCGCCGCCTCCGCCGCCTTGCGCTCCGGGGCGGGGCTGGTCACCGTCGCGGCGGCGCGCTCGTTGAACCCCGTGCTGGCCGCGAAGCTGACCGAGGCGATGACGCTCCCGCTCCCCGAGACGCGCGAGGGGGCGCTGGGGGGCGAAGCCGGTGAGGAGATCCTGCGCGCGGCCGATCGGTTCGACGCCGCGGTGATCGGCCCCGGCCTCGGGCGGCGGCCGGAGACCGTTGCGATGGTGCGGGCGCTGATCGCCGCGCTCCGCGTCCCGACGGTCGTCGATGCCGACGGCCTGTACGCGCTCGCCGGAGACCCGTCGATCCTCAAGGGGGCGCAGGCCCCCCTCGTCCTCACCCCGCACCCGGGCGAGATGGCGCGCCTCGCGGGGGGGGATGCCGCCGGTGTGCTCCGGGATCGTCGCGGCGCCGCGGAGGGATTCGCCCGCCTGCACGGCGCGGTCGTCGTGCTGAAGGGGATGCAGACGCTCGTCGTTTCGCCCGGCGGCGGCGTTTCGATCAACGCCAGCGGCAACCCCGGGATGGCCACCGCAGGGAGCGGCGACGTGCTCTCGGGCGTCATCGCCTCGTTCCTGGGGCAGCAGATGGACCAGCGGGACGCGGCGCGCGCGGCGGTCTTCGTCCACGGCGACGCGGGGGACCGCGCCGCGATGCGCCTGGGCGAACGAGGGATGACCGCCTCCGACATCGTCGAACGCCTCCCCGCTGCCGTCGAGGCGCT
- a CDS encoding pyridoxine 5'-phosphate synthase, which yields MVRLGVNIDHVATVRQARRTVEPDPVAAAALCELAGADGITVHLREDRRHMQDRDVEILRKTVRTRLNLEMAVAEEIVAFAERLRPDHACLVPERREEVTTEGGLDVAGNLPRVAETVKRLRGAGVIVSLFIDPSEEQVRAAARSGAQYVELHTGRYADARGEEARRRELETLAAGAAMALREGLRVNAGHGLTYWNVRSALALPGLEELNIGHSIISRAVLVGLERAVREMKELIRLGPEEPFGSSQGRVKRI from the coding sequence ATGGTGCGGCTCGGCGTCAATATCGACCACGTCGCCACGGTGCGGCAGGCCCGGCGGACGGTGGAGCCCGACCCGGTCGCGGCGGCGGCGCTCTGCGAGCTGGCGGGCGCGGACGGGATCACGGTGCACCTGCGTGAGGACCGGCGACACATGCAGGACCGGGACGTGGAGATCCTGCGGAAGACCGTCCGGACGCGCCTGAACCTCGAGATGGCGGTCGCGGAGGAGATCGTGGCGTTCGCGGAGCGGCTGAGGCCCGACCACGCCTGCCTGGTCCCCGAGCGGCGCGAGGAGGTCACCACGGAGGGGGGGCTCGACGTGGCCGGCAACCTCCCCCGGGTCGCGGAAACGGTGAAGCGCCTCCGCGGCGCCGGCGTGATCGTGAGCCTCTTCATCGACCCGAGTGAGGAACAGGTGCGGGCGGCGGCCCGCTCCGGCGCGCAGTATGTGGAGCTCCACACCGGGCGCTACGCCGACGCGCGGGGGGAGGAGGCGCGGCGCCGCGAGCTCGAGACGCTCGCCGCGGGGGCGGCGATGGCGCTGCGCGAGGGGCTGCGGGTCAACGCCGGGCACGGGCTGACCTACTGGAACGTGCGGTCCGCGCTCGCGTTGCCGGGGCTCGAGGAGCTGAACATCGGCCACAGCATCATCTCCCGCGCGGTGCTCGTCGGTCTCGAGCGCGCCGTGCGCGAGATGAAGGAACTGATCCGCCTCGGGCCGGAGGAGCCGTTCGGATCGTCGCAGGGACGTGTCAAACGAATCTGA
- a CDS encoding sodium-dependent transporter, giving the protein MREKWTSRIGIVLAVAGSAVGLGNFLRFPSQAAQNGGGAFMIPYFISFLLLGIPLMWIEWAIGRYGGLFGHGTAPLIFNRLWRHRIAKYFGAIGVFGPLAIFIYYLYIESWLLGYCVYSLTGTLGGLSTKEEMLGFLQRYQGIGSRDLFARSYLFFLAAFALNFLVIYRGVRGGIERLCKIALPLLFLFALVIVVRVFTLGAPDPARPDWSVWNGLGFLWNPDLGALLDAKVWLAAAGQILFTLSVGIGVIITYASYLSKGDDIVLSGLTASSLNEFAEVILGGSIVIPLAFAFFGSAGAREAAHSGSFNISFVTMPLIFARMGWGTLFSFLWFLLLFLAGLTSSISLIEPTVAFLGDELSVSRKRAVKIVAAATFILCQFPIFFIARGVVDDIDFWAGSFFLVVFAAAECVLFIWIFGIQRAWDELHHGSEMRVPRFYKPVIRYVTPTFLLLILGFWFFQQAIPTFLMRGVPPENVPYILATRLGLLLIFIGIALLVRKAYHGSVWGKR; this is encoded by the coding sequence ATGAGAGAGAAGTGGACGTCCAGGATCGGGATCGTTCTCGCCGTGGCGGGCTCCGCGGTCGGCCTCGGCAACTTCCTCCGTTTCCCATCCCAGGCGGCGCAGAACGGCGGCGGCGCCTTCATGATCCCCTACTTCATCTCGTTCCTCCTCCTCGGCATCCCCCTGATGTGGATCGAGTGGGCGATCGGCCGGTACGGCGGCCTCTTCGGACACGGGACCGCCCCGCTCATATTCAACCGGCTCTGGCGGCACCGCATCGCCAAGTACTTCGGCGCGATCGGCGTCTTCGGCCCGCTCGCCATCTTCATCTACTACCTGTACATCGAGAGCTGGCTGCTGGGTTACTGCGTCTACTCGCTCACCGGGACGCTCGGCGGCCTCTCCACGAAGGAGGAGATGCTCGGATTCCTCCAGCGGTACCAGGGGATCGGCTCCCGCGACTTGTTCGCCCGGTCGTACCTGTTCTTCCTCGCCGCCTTCGCGTTGAACTTCCTCGTCATCTACCGGGGGGTCCGGGGCGGCATCGAAAGGCTCTGCAAGATCGCCCTCCCCCTCCTCTTCCTCTTCGCCCTTGTCATCGTGGTCCGGGTCTTCACCCTCGGCGCCCCCGATCCCGCCCGCCCGGACTGGAGCGTCTGGAACGGCCTCGGATTCCTCTGGAACCCCGACCTCGGCGCCCTGCTGGACGCGAAGGTCTGGCTTGCGGCGGCGGGGCAGATCCTCTTCACCTTGAGCGTCGGCATCGGCGTCATCATCACCTACGCGAGCTACCTCTCCAAGGGGGACGACATCGTCCTCTCCGGGCTCACCGCCTCCTCGCTCAACGAGTTCGCGGAGGTGATCCTGGGCGGCTCCATCGTCATCCCGCTCGCCTTCGCCTTCTTCGGCAGCGCCGGGGCCCGGGAGGCGGCGCACAGCGGGAGCTTCAACATCAGTTTCGTGACGATGCCCCTGATCTTCGCCCGGATGGGATGGGGGACCCTCTTCTCGTTCCTCTGGTTCCTCCTCCTCTTTCTCGCGGGGCTGACCTCGAGCATCTCGCTCATCGAGCCGACGGTGGCGTTCCTGGGCGACGAGCTCTCGGTATCGCGGAAGAGGGCCGTGAAGATCGTCGCGGCGGCGACGTTCATCCTCTGCCAGTTCCCGATCTTCTTCATCGCCCGCGGCGTGGTGGACGACATCGACTTCTGGGCGGGCTCCTTCTTTTTGGTGGTCTTCGCGGCGGCGGAGTGCGTGCTGTTCATCTGGATCTTCGGCATCCAGCGGGCGTGGGACGAGCTACACCACGGGTCCGAGATGCGCGTGCCGCGCTTCTACAAGCCGGTGATCAGGTACGTCACGCCGACGTTCCTGCTCCTCATCCTCGGTTTCTGGTTCTTCCAGCAGGCGATCCCGACCTTCCTGATGCGGGGGGTCCCGCCGGAGAACGTGCCGTACATCCTCGCCACGAGGCTCGGCCTCCTCCTCATCTTCATCGGGATCGCCCTGCTGGTCAGGAAGGCGTACCACGGAAGCGTCTGGGGGAAACGATGA